A genomic window from Bradyrhizobium lupini includes:
- a CDS encoding 2'-deoxycytidine 5'-triphosphate deaminase, with the protein MTFTVAADANGILPDRMIAAMAQGGLILPAYDFVESQIQPASLDLRLGDIAYRVRASFLPGPGATVAERIDELKLHEFSLADGAVLETNCVYIVPLLESLALPPEIVAAANPKSSTGRLDVFTRVIADGTRRFDMIGAGYHGPLYAEISPKTFPVLVSEGSRLSQVRFRTGDAILNIEDLEALHATERLVDIDDADLTGGVAVSVDLSGEKSGGFVGYRAKRHTGVIDVDRRAGYSVEDFWEPISARPDGSLILDPGEFYILASKEAVQVPPDYAAEMVPFDPLVGEFRVHYAGFFDPGFGYAGAGGLGSRAVLEVRSREVPFILEHGQIVGRLVYEKMLARPDAMYGQRIGSNYQAQGLKLSKHFRV; encoded by the coding sequence TTGACGTTCACGGTCGCCGCCGACGCCAATGGTATCCTGCCCGACCGCATGATCGCGGCGATGGCGCAGGGCGGTCTCATCCTGCCCGCTTACGACTTCGTCGAAAGCCAGATCCAGCCGGCGAGCCTCGATTTGCGTCTTGGCGATATCGCCTATCGCGTTCGCGCCAGCTTCCTGCCCGGTCCCGGCGCCACGGTCGCCGAGCGCATCGACGAGTTGAAGCTGCACGAGTTCAGCCTCGCCGACGGCGCGGTGCTGGAGACCAACTGCGTCTACATCGTGCCGCTGCTTGAAAGCCTCGCGCTGCCGCCGGAAATCGTCGCGGCCGCCAACCCGAAGAGCTCGACCGGCCGGCTCGACGTCTTCACCCGCGTGATCGCCGACGGCACCCGCCGCTTCGACATGATCGGTGCCGGCTATCACGGCCCGCTCTATGCCGAGATCAGCCCGAAGACGTTTCCGGTGCTGGTCAGCGAGGGCTCGCGCCTGAGCCAGGTGCGCTTCCGCACCGGCGATGCCATCCTCAACATCGAGGACCTCGAGGCGCTGCACGCGACCGAGCGTCTCGTCGATATCGACGATGCCGACCTCACCGGCGGCGTCGCCGTCTCTGTTGATCTCTCCGGCGAGAAGAGCGGCGGCTTCGTCGGCTACCGCGCCAAGCGCCACACCGGCGTCATCGACGTCGATCGCCGCGCCGGCTATTCCGTCGAGGACTTCTGGGAGCCGATCTCGGCCCGTCCCGACGGCAGCCTGATCCTCGATCCCGGCGAGTTCTATATCCTCGCGTCGAAAGAGGCGGTGCAGGTGCCGCCCGATTACGCCGCGGAGATGGTGCCGTTCGATCCGCTGGTCGGCGAGTTCCGCGTGCATTATGCCGGATTCTTCGATCCCGGCTTCGGCTATGCCGGCGCCGGCGGGCTAGGCTCGCGCGCCGTGCTCGAAGTGCGCTCGCGCGAGGTGCCGTTCATCCTCGAGCACGGCCAGATCGTCGGCCGCCTCGTCTACGAGAAGATGCTGGCCCGCCCCGACGCGATGTACGGCCAGCGCATCGGCTCGAACTACCAGGCGCAGGGCCTGAAGCTGAGCAAGCATTTCCGGGTGTAG
- a CDS encoding OpgC domain-containing protein has protein sequence MTIADQVTGSTIAGTAKPVEVKSAGAKRRAAAPAISLPAIGERELRLDLFRGLALWLIFIDHLPPSLLTWFTIRNYGFSDATEIFIFISGYTAAFVYGRAMLESGIVVATARILRRVWQIYVAHVFLFTIFLAEISYVATRFENPLYTEEMGIMDFLKQPDVTIVQALLLRFRPVNMDVLPLYIVLMLALPLILWLMKWRPDVTLGLSVALYAVTWEYDLYLSAYPNGFWAFNPFAWQLLFVFGAWCALGGARRMSHILASRVTMWIAIAYLVAAFYVTLTWYVPQLSHFMPKRLEQWMYPIDKADLDVLRFTHFLALAALTVRVLPRDWPGLKSPWLRPLILCGSHSLEIFCLGVFLAFAGHFILAEVSGGPVMHALISLSGILIMWAMAWLISWYKRVADKSGSKTKSAVGSADMAGGG, from the coding sequence ATGACCATTGCCGACCAAGTGACGGGATCGACGATCGCGGGAACCGCTAAACCTGTGGAGGTCAAATCCGCGGGAGCGAAGCGGCGCGCGGCCGCGCCGGCCATTTCGCTGCCCGCCATCGGCGAGCGCGAGCTCCGGCTCGACCTATTCCGCGGCCTTGCGCTGTGGCTGATCTTCATCGACCATTTGCCGCCGAGCCTTCTGACCTGGTTCACGATCCGCAATTACGGCTTCAGCGACGCCACCGAGATCTTCATCTTCATCTCCGGCTATACCGCCGCCTTCGTCTACGGTCGGGCGATGCTGGAGTCCGGCATCGTCGTCGCCACCGCGCGCATCCTGCGGCGCGTCTGGCAGATCTATGTCGCCCACGTCTTCCTGTTCACGATCTTCCTTGCCGAAATCTCCTACGTCGCGACCAGGTTCGAGAACCCGCTCTACACCGAAGAGATGGGCATCATGGATTTCCTCAAGCAGCCCGACGTCACGATCGTGCAGGCGCTGCTGCTGCGCTTCCGTCCGGTCAACATGGACGTGCTGCCGCTCTACATCGTGCTGATGCTGGCGCTGCCCTTGATCCTGTGGCTGATGAAGTGGCGCCCTGACGTGACGCTCGGCCTCTCGGTCGCGCTCTACGCGGTGACCTGGGAATACGACCTCTATCTGTCGGCCTATCCGAACGGCTTCTGGGCCTTCAATCCCTTCGCCTGGCAATTGCTGTTCGTGTTCGGGGCATGGTGCGCGCTCGGGGGTGCCCGACGCATGTCGCACATTCTGGCTTCGCGGGTGACGATGTGGATCGCGATCGCCTATCTGGTTGCGGCATTCTACGTGACGCTGACCTGGTATGTGCCGCAGCTCTCCCACTTCATGCCGAAGCGGCTCGAGCAGTGGATGTATCCGATCGACAAGGCCGACCTTGACGTGCTGCGCTTCACGCATTTCCTGGCGCTGGCCGCGCTCACCGTGCGCGTCCTGCCCCGGGACTGGCCGGGCCTGAAATCGCCCTGGCTGCGGCCGCTGATCCTGTGCGGCTCGCATTCCCTGGAGATATTCTGTCTCGGCGTCTTCCTCGCCTTTGCCGGCCATTTCATCCTGGCCGAAGTCTCGGGCGGCCCGGTCATGCATGCGCTAATAAGTCTCTCCGGAATCCTGATCATGTGGGCCATGGCCTGGCTGATTTCGTGGTACAAGCGGGTGGCTGACAAGAGCGGTTCGAAAACCAAAAGCGCCGTCGGCAGCGCCGATATGGCGGGAGGGGGCTGA
- a CDS encoding SGNH/GDSL hydrolase family protein translates to MSSLRPFCLTAWLAVPAAAVLLLLSPASQSHAQTQAAQATPAPQQSADPAPASPSQTTVAATSPDQRGITARAIDKVKQVAKSAGDIFSRVPCLSPKGGSKAMGSLPHVAGKLVAGQPVVIVAFGSSSTAGFGASSPEFNYPNRLAAQLHRHYPTADITVVNAGVGGEDAPEMMKRLQKEVIDVHPDLVIWQVGTNAVLRNLDPGETAKLVEDGIARIQATGGTDIVLVDPQYSPAVNQRAESAGKMVKLLGKVAELRHVGIFPRFEVMRDWHEKQSLPVESFVIADGLHMNDWGYACFAQLLGDDIIRSVGQIKLGVNVPADVRTYRPM, encoded by the coding sequence ATGAGTTCTCTCCGCCCTTTTTGCCTGACGGCATGGCTGGCTGTGCCCGCAGCAGCGGTGCTGCTGTTGCTGAGTCCGGCCTCGCAGTCCCACGCGCAGACGCAGGCCGCGCAGGCAACACCGGCCCCGCAGCAGTCGGCTGATCCGGCTCCCGCTTCACCGTCCCAGACCACCGTCGCAGCGACGTCCCCCGACCAGCGCGGCATCACGGCGCGCGCCATCGACAAGGTGAAGCAGGTCGCGAAATCCGCCGGCGACATCTTTAGCCGCGTGCCCTGCCTGTCGCCGAAGGGCGGCTCGAAGGCGATGGGCTCGCTGCCGCATGTCGCGGGCAAGCTCGTCGCCGGCCAGCCCGTCGTCATCGTCGCGTTCGGCTCGTCGTCGACCGCGGGATTCGGCGCGAGCTCGCCGGAGTTCAACTATCCCAATCGCCTTGCCGCGCAGCTGCACCGGCACTATCCGACCGCCGACATCACCGTCGTCAATGCCGGCGTCGGCGGCGAGGATGCGCCCGAGATGATGAAGCGTCTCCAGAAAGAGGTGATCGACGTGCATCCGGATCTGGTGATCTGGCAGGTCGGCACCAATGCCGTGCTGCGCAATCTCGATCCTGGCGAGACCGCCAAACTTGTCGAGGACGGCATCGCTCGCATCCAGGCCACCGGCGGCACCGACATCGTGCTGGTCGATCCGCAATATTCGCCCGCGGTCAACCAGCGCGCCGAGAGCGCCGGCAAGATGGTGAAGCTGCTCGGCAAGGTCGCCGAGCTCCGTCACGTCGGCATCTTCCCGCGCTTCGAGGTGATGCGCGACTGGCACGAGAAGCAATCGCTTCCGGTCGAGAGTTTCGTGATCGCCGACGGACTGCACATGAACGATTGGGGCTATGCCTGCTTCGCCCAGCTCCTCGGCGACGACATCATTCGCTCCGTCGGCCAGATCAAGCTCGGCGTGAACGTGCCCGCGGACGTGCGGACGTACCGGCCAATGTGA
- a CDS encoding GcrA family cell cycle regulator, which yields MTVLTWSDDRVEQLKKLWEAGLSASQIAAELGNVTRNAVIGKVHRLGLSGRAKSPSSAAPRPRKARPAQHMMRVSRPISRGNTALAQAFEVEAEPDPVTYDNVVPMSQRLSLLELNEATCHWPVGDPSSPDFFFCGGRALSGLPYCAQHSRVAYQPASDRRRAPVKPGPR from the coding sequence ATGACGGTTTTGACCTGGTCCGATGATCGCGTCGAGCAGCTGAAAAAGCTCTGGGAGGCCGGACTTTCGGCCAGCCAGATCGCGGCGGAGCTCGGCAATGTGACCCGCAATGCCGTGATCGGCAAAGTGCACAGGCTCGGCCTTTCGGGCCGCGCCAAGAGCCCATCATCGGCAGCGCCGCGGCCGCGCAAGGCGCGCCCCGCGCAGCACATGATGCGGGTGAGCCGCCCGATCTCGCGCGGCAACACCGCGCTGGCGCAGGCCTTCGAGGTGGAGGCTGAGCCGGATCCGGTCACCTATGACAACGTGGTGCCGATGAGCCAGCGGCTGTCGCTGCTGGAATTGAACGAGGCGACCTGCCACTGGCCGGTCGGCGATCCCTCGAGCCCGGACTTCTTCTTCTGCGGTGGAAGGGCGCTGTCCGGACTGCCCTATTGCGCCCAGCACTCGCGCGTTGCGTACCAGCCGGCGTCGGATCGGCGCCGCGCACCGGTGAAGCCGGGTCCGCGGTAA
- a CDS encoding lipolytic enzyme — MKAKVFLSLILLCGGLAAPPARADDAAPAASAAPAACEVPSYLLTSESQLPKVADAVKAGKPLEILVIGSRSTTIPASEDASYPARMQAILKDKLPPSETVHVSVEIQSKKTAEEAAASFVKLMEAKTPTLVIWQTGTVDAIRAIDPDDFRGAVTEGVVALQKAGADVVLMNLQYSPRTETMISVPPYLDNMRVVAQEHDIPLFDRFAIMRQWNDQGQFDLFSPSRGPELAKQVHDCLGRALAQFLIDAAHLEPAQQQN, encoded by the coding sequence ATGAAGGCGAAGGTTTTCCTGAGCCTGATCCTGCTGTGCGGTGGTCTCGCCGCGCCTCCGGCGCGCGCGGACGATGCTGCGCCGGCTGCTTCAGCCGCGCCCGCAGCCTGTGAAGTGCCGTCCTATCTGCTCACCAGCGAAAGCCAGCTTCCCAAGGTCGCCGATGCCGTGAAGGCCGGCAAGCCGCTCGAAATCCTGGTCATCGGCAGTCGCTCGACCACGATTCCGGCTTCCGAGGACGCCTCTTATCCGGCGCGGATGCAGGCCATCCTGAAGGACAAGCTGCCGCCGTCCGAGACTGTGCACGTCTCCGTAGAAATACAGAGCAAGAAAACGGCCGAGGAGGCGGCTGCCAGCTTCGTTAAGCTGATGGAAGCAAAAACGCCTACTTTGGTCATCTGGCAGACCGGGACTGTCGATGCTATCCGAGCCATCGATCCCGATGATTTTCGTGGCGCGGTGACCGAAGGGGTTGTTGCGTTGCAAAAGGCAGGGGCTGACGTCGTCTTGATGAATTTGCAGTACAGTCCGCGTACCGAAACCATGATCTCGGTGCCGCCATACCTCGACAATATGCGGGTGGTGGCGCAGGAGCACGATATTCCGCTGTTCGATCGGTTCGCGATCATGCGGCAGTGGAATGATCAGGGCCAGTTCGACCTATTCAGCCCGTCGCGCGGGCCCGAGTTGGCGAAGCAGGTCCATGATTGCCTTGGCCGGGCGTTGGCACAGTTCCTGATCGACGCTGCCCATCTGGAGCCGGCCCAGCAGCAAAATTGA
- a CDS encoding O-succinylhomoserine sulfhydrylase, whose amino-acid sequence MSKSPAPTAHYRPETRLVHSGTLRSQYGETSESLFLTQGYVYNSAEECEARFKGEDPGFIYSRYSNPTISMFERRMIELEGAEAARSAATGMAAVTTAILAPLKAGDHVVASRALFGSCLYVVQDLLPRYGIETTLVDGLDLDQWQRAMKPNTKTFFLESPTNPTLDVLDIPGIAEIAHSGGARLVVDNVFATPIWQSPLALGADVVVYSATKHIDGQGRCLGGIILSSEAFIAEHIHNFMRQTGPSISPFNAWVLLKGLETLAVRVRAQTETAARIADVLASHPKISRLVFPGRADHPQAALVKKQMRGGSTLVGLEVKGGKQAAFRVLNELKLAKISNNLGDAKSLVTHPATTTHQRLKPEDRAALGISEGFIRFSAGLEHADDLIEDLTAALEKA is encoded by the coding sequence ATGTCGAAGTCCCCGGCGCCAACCGCCCACTACCGTCCCGAAACTCGCCTGGTTCATTCCGGCACCTTACGCTCGCAATATGGCGAGACGTCGGAGTCGCTGTTCCTGACCCAGGGCTACGTTTACAACAGCGCCGAGGAGTGCGAGGCGCGATTCAAGGGCGAGGACCCCGGCTTCATCTATTCACGCTACTCCAATCCGACCATCTCGATGTTCGAGCGCCGCATGATCGAGCTCGAAGGCGCCGAAGCGGCACGTTCGGCCGCGACCGGCATGGCCGCGGTGACGACCGCGATCCTGGCGCCGCTCAAGGCCGGCGATCACGTCGTGGCCTCGCGCGCGCTGTTCGGCTCGTGTCTCTACGTCGTGCAGGATTTACTGCCGCGCTACGGCATCGAGACCACGCTGGTCGACGGCCTCGATCTCGACCAGTGGCAGCGCGCCATGAAGCCGAACACCAAGACGTTCTTCCTGGAGAGCCCGACCAATCCGACGCTCGACGTGCTCGACATTCCCGGCATTGCCGAGATCGCGCATAGTGGCGGCGCGCGGCTCGTCGTCGACAACGTGTTCGCCACCCCGATCTGGCAGAGCCCGCTCGCGCTCGGCGCCGACGTCGTGGTCTATTCCGCGACCAAGCACATCGACGGCCAGGGCCGCTGTCTCGGCGGCATCATCCTGTCCTCGGAAGCGTTCATCGCCGAGCACATCCACAATTTCATGCGCCAGACCGGCCCGTCGATCTCGCCGTTCAACGCCTGGGTCCTGCTCAAGGGGCTGGAGACGCTCGCCGTGCGCGTGCGCGCGCAGACCGAGACGGCCGCGCGCATCGCGGACGTGCTGGCGAGCCATCCGAAGATTTCGCGGCTGGTGTTTCCCGGCCGCGCCGATCATCCGCAGGCTGCATTGGTGAAGAAGCAGATGCGCGGCGGCTCGACGCTGGTCGGCCTCGAGGTCAAGGGCGGCAAGCAGGCGGCGTTCCGCGTGCTCAACGAGCTCAAGCTTGCCAAGATCTCGAACAATCTCGGCGACGCCAAGAGCCTCGTCACGCATCCGGCAACGACGACGCATCAGCGCCTCAAGCCGGAGGACCGCGCCGCGCTAGGCATCAGCGAGGGATTCATCCGCTTCTCGGCGGGGCTTGAGCACGCAGACGATCTGATCGAGGATCTGACGGCGGCGCTGGAGAAGGCGTGA
- a CDS encoding aspartate aminotransferase family protein: MTNSAAPHLLPVFARSDLGFERGEGCWLIATNGERYLDFTSGVAVNALGHAHPALVAALQEQATKLWHMSDLFQSPDGEKLAARLCNESFADFVFFCNSGAEALECVIKVVRRYHAAKGHPDRYRMITFEGAFHGRTLATLAATGSAKYLEGFGPPMEGFDQVAHGDLDAVKKAIGPQTAGILIEPIQGEGGVRSATPAFLRALRQLCDEKGLLLAFDEVQTGMGRTGDLFAYRRLGVEPDVMSLAKALGGGFPIGACLATAEAASGMTPGSHGSTFGGNPLAIAAANAVLDVMLKPGFFDHVQRMSLLLKQKLASVIDRHGDVVSEVRGEGLLIGIKAVVPSGDLVAALRDQKLLTVGAGDNVVRFLPPLIVTEAEIEDSVGRLERACTALSGNKRAAS, encoded by the coding sequence ATGACTAACAGCGCAGCGCCGCATTTGCTCCCCGTTTTCGCCAGGTCCGACCTTGGTTTCGAGCGTGGCGAAGGCTGCTGGCTGATCGCGACCAATGGCGAGCGCTATCTCGATTTCACCTCCGGGGTGGCGGTGAATGCGCTCGGCCATGCCCATCCGGCGCTGGTCGCGGCGTTGCAGGAGCAGGCCACCAAGCTCTGGCACATGTCAGATCTGTTCCAGAGCCCGGACGGCGAAAAGCTCGCCGCGCGCCTGTGCAATGAAAGTTTCGCGGATTTCGTGTTCTTCTGCAATTCCGGCGCCGAAGCGCTGGAATGCGTGATCAAGGTCGTGCGCCGTTATCACGCCGCAAAGGGTCATCCCGACCGCTATCGCATGATCACCTTCGAAGGCGCCTTCCATGGCCGCACGCTGGCGACGCTGGCCGCAACGGGATCGGCAAAATATCTCGAAGGTTTCGGCCCTCCGATGGAGGGCTTCGACCAGGTTGCGCATGGCGATCTCGATGCCGTGAAAAAGGCAATCGGTCCGCAGACCGCCGGCATCCTGATCGAGCCGATCCAGGGCGAGGGCGGTGTGCGTTCGGCAACGCCCGCCTTCCTGAGGGCGTTGCGCCAGCTCTGCGACGAGAAGGGTCTGTTGCTCGCCTTCGACGAGGTGCAGACCGGCATGGGCCGCACCGGCGATCTGTTCGCGTACCGCCGCCTTGGCGTCGAACCCGACGTGATGTCGCTGGCCAAGGCGCTCGGCGGCGGCTTCCCGATCGGCGCCTGCCTTGCGACCGCGGAAGCGGCGTCCGGCATGACGCCGGGCTCGCACGGCTCGACCTTCGGGGGCAATCCGCTCGCGATCGCGGCTGCGAACGCCGTGCTCGACGTCATGCTCAAGCCCGGCTTCTTCGACCACGTGCAGAGGATGTCGCTGCTGCTCAAGCAGAAGCTCGCCTCCGTGATCGACCGACACGGCGATGTCGTCAGCGAAGTGCGCGGCGAGGGCCTCCTGATCGGCATCAAGGCCGTGGTGCCCTCCGGCGATCTCGTTGCAGCCTTGCGCGACCAAAAGCTGCTCACCGTCGGTGCCGGCGACAATGTCGTGCGTTTCCTGCCGCCTTTGATCGTCACCGAAGCCGAGATCGAGGACAGCGTCGGGCGGCTCGAGCGCGCCTGCACCGCGTTGTCCGGCAACAAGCGGGCGGCAAGCTGA
- the phoU gene encoding phosphate signaling complex protein PhoU gives MGSEHTAKAFDTDLQELTRLVAEMGGIAERMIVESVDALIRRDVPLGQRVVAIDTELDALQKRIEERAVLTIARRQPMAVDLREIVGAMRVATDLERIGDLAKNMGKRVAALETDFHPLKLFRGLEHMTDLVQQQVKSVLDAYAAHDLPAAMAVWKGDEEVDAICTSLFRELLTYMMEDPRNISFCIHLMFCAKNIERIGDHATNIAETVFYMIEGQAITDKRPKGDMTTFANTVPNT, from the coding sequence ATGGGTTCTGAACATACCGCAAAGGCTTTCGACACCGACCTCCAGGAACTCACTCGCCTGGTCGCCGAGATGGGCGGCATCGCCGAGCGCATGATCGTCGAGTCCGTCGACGCGCTGATCCGCCGCGACGTCCCGCTCGGCCAGCGCGTCGTCGCCATCGACACCGAGCTCGACGCGCTGCAGAAGCGCATCGAGGAGCGTGCGGTGCTCACCATCGCCCGCCGCCAGCCGATGGCGGTCGATCTGCGCGAGATCGTCGGCGCCATGCGCGTCGCGACCGATCTCGAGCGCATCGGCGACCTCGCCAAGAACATGGGCAAGCGCGTCGCGGCGCTGGAGACGGACTTCCATCCGCTCAAGCTGTTCCGCGGCCTCGAGCACATGACCGACCTCGTGCAGCAGCAGGTCAAGTCGGTGCTGGACGCCTATGCCGCGCATGATCTGCCGGCGGCGATGGCGGTCTGGAAGGGCGACGAGGAGGTCGACGCCATCTGCACCTCGCTGTTCCGCGAGCTCCTCACCTACATGATGGAGGATCCGCGCAACATCTCGTTCTGCATCCATCTGATGTTCTGCGCCAAGAACATCGAGCGGATCGGCGACCACGCCACCAACATCGCCGAGACCGTGTTCTACATGATCGAGGGCCAGGCCATCACCGACAAGCGGCCGAAGGGCGACATGACGACCTTCGCCAACACGGTACCGAACACCTGA
- a CDS encoding Hsp33 family molecular chaperone — MVSQSPDMKTGPEGPVRAPSAVPIDDAVLPYEVDALDVRGRLVRLGPALDEILTKHDYPAPVGKLLGEAIVLTTLLGSSLKFEGRFILQAQTDGPVSFLVVDYQAPDRLRAYARYDAARLGEAKDTGTHSGALLGHGHLAMTIDQGPDMSRYQGLVALDGGSLEDAAHEYFLRSEQIPTRVRLAVGEEWRSNDGGKHRWRAGGMLMQFLPKAPERARQADLHPGDAPEGVEVHAVAEDDAWVEARSLIETVEDVELIDPELSGERLLYRLFHERGVRVFNPLPLKAQCSCSRDAVASMLKSFSSDDRAAMVKDDKVVVTCEFCSSVYEFTPDEAGVEDA, encoded by the coding sequence ATGGTTTCCCAATCCCCTGATATGAAAACCGGGCCTGAAGGCCCGGTTCGCGCGCCATCCGCGGTTCCGATCGATGACGCCGTGCTGCCTTACGAGGTCGACGCGCTCGATGTGCGCGGTCGGCTGGTGCGGCTTGGTCCGGCGCTCGACGAAATCCTGACCAAGCACGATTATCCCGCGCCGGTCGGCAAGCTGCTCGGCGAGGCCATCGTGCTGACCACGCTGCTTGGCTCCTCGCTGAAGTTCGAGGGCCGCTTCATTCTCCAGGCCCAGACCGACGGTCCGGTGTCGTTCCTGGTCGTGGACTATCAGGCGCCGGATCGCCTGCGCGCCTATGCGCGCTACGACGCCGCGCGCCTCGGCGAGGCCAAAGATACTGGCACGCATTCCGGCGCGCTGCTGGGCCACGGTCATCTCGCCATGACCATCGACCAAGGCCCCGACATGAGCCGCTACCAGGGCCTGGTCGCGCTCGACGGCGGCAGCCTCGAAGACGCCGCTCACGAATATTTCCTGCGCTCCGAGCAGATCCCGACACGCGTGCGTCTCGCTGTCGGCGAGGAATGGCGTTCGAACGACGGCGGCAAGCATCGCTGGCGTGCTGGCGGCATGCTGATGCAGTTCCTGCCGAAGGCGCCCGAGCGTGCGCGGCAGGCCGATCTGCATCCCGGCGATGCGCCCGAAGGCGTCGAAGTGCACGCCGTCGCTGAAGACGATGCCTGGGTCGAGGCACGCTCGCTGATCGAGACCGTCGAAGACGTTGAGCTGATCGATCCGGAGCTGTCCGGGGAGCGGCTGCTCTACCGCCTGTTCCACGAGCGCGGCGTGCGCGTGTTCAATCCGCTGCCCTTGAAGGCGCAATGCTCCTGCTCGCGCGATGCGGTGGCATCGATGCTAAAGAGCTTTTCGTCTGACGACCGTGCCGCGATGGTCAAGGACGACAAGGTCGTCGTGACCTGCGAGTTCTGCAGCTCGGTGTACGAGTTCACGCCGGATGAAGCAGGCGTGGAAGACGCGTAA
- the argF gene encoding ornithine carbamoyltransferase: MSKSPDKTPKHFLDINELPLSELKRMLAASSAMKAKQKAHQPVRPLEGKTLAMIFERPSTRTRVSFDVAMRQLGGEPIMLTGAEMQLGRGETIADTARVLSRYVDAIMIRILNHDALLELAANATVPVINGLTRRSHPCQVMADLMTYEEHRGPIEGKTVAWTGDDNNVLASWAHAAERFKFQLNVATPPELAPKKAMRDFIKATGAPIMLGTDAEAAVRGADCVVTDTWVSMGDKEGEHRHNVLKPYQVNAQLMSLAKPDALFMHCLPAHRGEEVTDEVIDGPQSVVFDEAENRLHAQKGILAWCFDAVK, encoded by the coding sequence ATGAGCAAGTCGCCCGATAAAACACCGAAGCACTTCCTCGATATCAACGAGCTGCCGCTGTCGGAGCTCAAGCGCATGCTCGCTGCGTCCTCCGCGATGAAGGCGAAGCAGAAGGCGCATCAGCCGGTCAGGCCGCTCGAAGGCAAGACCCTGGCGATGATCTTCGAGCGCCCCTCGACGCGGACGCGGGTGTCTTTCGACGTCGCCATGCGCCAGCTCGGCGGCGAGCCCATCATGCTCACCGGCGCCGAAATGCAGCTCGGCCGCGGCGAGACCATCGCCGACACCGCGCGCGTGCTGTCGCGCTATGTCGACGCCATCATGATCCGCATTCTCAATCACGATGCGCTGCTGGAGCTTGCGGCAAACGCCACCGTGCCCGTCATCAACGGCCTGACGCGCCGCTCGCATCCCTGCCAGGTGATGGCGGACCTCATGACCTACGAGGAACATCGCGGCCCGATCGAGGGCAAGACCGTGGCCTGGACCGGCGACGACAACAACGTGCTCGCCTCCTGGGCGCACGCCGCCGAGCGCTTCAAGTTCCAGCTCAATGTCGCGACGCCTCCGGAGCTCGCGCCGAAAAAGGCGATGCGCGACTTCATCAAGGCGACGGGCGCGCCGATCATGCTCGGCACGGATGCCGAAGCCGCCGTGCGCGGCGCCGATTGTGTCGTGACCGACACCTGGGTGTCGATGGGCGACAAGGAAGGCGAGCACCGCCACAACGTGCTCAAGCCCTATCAGGTCAATGCGCAGCTGATGTCGCTTGCCAAGCCGGATGCGCTGTTCATGCACTGCCTGCCCGCCCATCGGGGCGAGGAGGTCACCGACGAGGTGATCGACGGTCCACAATCCGTCGTGTTCGACGAGGCCGAAAACCGCCTGCACGCGCAGAAGGGCATTCTGGCCTGGTGCTTCGACGCGGTGAAGTAA
- a CDS encoding PAS domain S-box protein codes for MTDQSELDARILDDVADALIYSDRSGTIMRWNRASSALFGFSADEALGQNLDLIIPEHLRAAHWKGFEAALASGAMKLAGKPTLTRALHKDGRKLYIEMTFALVRDAAGVVQGSVAMARDVTERVERERAAKASQTKPAQNS; via the coding sequence ATGACAGATCAATCCGAACTCGACGCAAGAATCCTCGACGACGTCGCCGACGCGCTGATCTATTCGGATCGCTCCGGCACGATCATGCGCTGGAACCGCGCATCGTCCGCACTGTTCGGCTTCTCGGCGGACGAAGCGCTGGGCCAGAATCTCGACCTGATCATTCCCGAACATCTGCGCGCCGCGCACTGGAAAGGTTTTGAGGCCGCGCTTGCCAGCGGCGCGATGAAGCTTGCGGGCAAGCCGACACTGACCCGCGCGCTGCACAAGGACGGACGCAAGCTCTACATCGAGATGACCTTTGCGCTGGTGCGGGACGCCGCTGGAGTGGTGCAAGGATCGGTGGCGATGGCACGCGACGTCACCGAGCGCGTCGAGCGCGAGCGTGCCGCCAAAGCCTCGCAAACTAAGCCTGCGCAAAATTCGTGA
- the apaG gene encoding Co2+/Mg2+ efflux protein ApaG — MMAIMYRAVTRQIEVTVEPNFVPEQSSADRSRYFWAYTVVITNSGDETVQLKTRHWIITDATGRQQEVKGEGVVGEQPTLAPGERFEYTSGVPLTTASGFMTGRYQMVSATGERFEIDVPTFSLDSPDNKRVLN, encoded by the coding sequence ATGATGGCAATCATGTACCGCGCCGTGACCCGCCAGATCGAAGTGACCGTCGAGCCGAACTTTGTTCCGGAGCAGTCGTCGGCCGACCGCTCCCGTTATTTCTGGGCCTACACCGTCGTCATCACCAATTCCGGCGACGAGACCGTGCAGCTCAAGACCCGGCACTGGATCATCACCGATGCCACCGGCCGGCAGCAGGAGGTGAAGGGCGAGGGCGTCGTCGGCGAGCAGCCGACGCTCGCGCCTGGCGAACGCTTCGAATACACCTCGGGCGTGCCGCTCACGACCGCCTCGGGCTTCATGACCGGCCGCTACCAGATGGTCAGCGCGACCGGCGAACGCTTCGAGATCGACGTGCCCACGTTCTCGCTGGACAGCCCGGACAACAAGCGGGTGTTGAATTAG